Proteins found in one Enterobacter sp. RHBSTW-00175 genomic segment:
- a CDS encoding helix-turn-helix transcriptional regulator has translation MNTFSDRLQKAMVDAGLTQAELAMKVGVSQPAIWRLVAGKTNTTRKLVEIANALGVSPEWLSTGKNHVPHRQGYVIETMPEREVKDNAGIFRVEVLDLSVSAGPGTFMLSEYVEVLHAIEFTTQHAKSLFGNRSEDVVKVMTVNGDSMASTFNSGDRVFVDISVRHFLTDGVYVFVFGKTFHLKRLQMQGNRLAVLSDNPAYEKWYITEENQDDLYVMGKAIMHESINYNRL, from the coding sequence ATGAACACATTCTCAGATCGTCTTCAAAAAGCGATGGTTGACGCAGGCCTTACACAGGCAGAATTAGCGATGAAAGTTGGGGTTTCGCAACCAGCTATCTGGCGTCTTGTTGCAGGCAAAACCAACACAACACGTAAGTTGGTTGAGATTGCTAATGCGCTGGGTGTGAGCCCTGAATGGCTATCAACTGGAAAAAATCATGTGCCTCATAGACAGGGCTATGTGATAGAGACCATGCCCGAAAGGGAGGTAAAGGATAACGCTGGCATATTCAGGGTCGAGGTTCTTGACCTTTCAGTGAGTGCAGGGCCTGGCACGTTCATGCTTTCAGAATATGTGGAGGTTTTACACGCTATTGAGTTCACGACTCAACATGCAAAATCCCTCTTCGGGAATCGTAGTGAAGATGTCGTAAAAGTAATGACCGTCAATGGCGACAGCATGGCCAGCACGTTCAATTCCGGTGATCGTGTCTTCGTAGACATTTCCGTCCGACACTTTCTAACGGATGGTGTGTATGTGTTTGTTTTTGGTAAAACATTTCACCTAAAACGTCTCCAGATGCAGGGAAACAGGCTGGCAGTCTTATCGGATAATCCGGCATATGAGAAATGGTATATCACGGAAGAAAACCAAGATGACCTTTACGTGATGGGTAAAGCCATAATGCATGAATCAATCAATTACAATAGGCTCTAA